In Natrinema amylolyticum, the following are encoded in one genomic region:
- a CDS encoding DUF7119 family protein: MSDNRPGDRSHRRGENGRSIPTDRESPVGAPVIRGDESVAGTRAREAVQFDPDDPESLADAAETVRQFAAGNTNDDHLYMLRGAAACAALVRGEGSYKAAAERAGGDATVSFIRKWARVHDLPRSVRKQVALGQIAPTAAKHIARVGGEARLLLAWATLDGNLTVRDVRSVASAINDGTSIDQALAEHDVTLGRLELTLSPTTYRDLRRRASIEGVDPGEIVTDALEQYFE; encoded by the coding sequence ATGTCCGATAACCGTCCCGGTGATCGTTCGCACCGCCGCGGCGAGAACGGCCGCTCGATTCCGACGGACCGCGAATCACCCGTCGGTGCACCAGTTATCCGGGGCGACGAATCAGTCGCCGGGACCCGTGCTCGCGAGGCCGTCCAGTTCGATCCCGACGATCCCGAGAGTCTCGCGGACGCTGCCGAAACCGTCCGCCAGTTCGCCGCCGGCAATACCAACGACGATCACCTCTACATGCTCCGCGGTGCAGCCGCCTGCGCCGCCCTCGTCCGCGGCGAGGGTTCCTACAAGGCCGCCGCCGAACGCGCCGGCGGCGACGCCACTGTCTCGTTCATTCGCAAGTGGGCCCGCGTCCACGACCTCCCGCGATCGGTCCGAAAGCAGGTCGCACTCGGACAGATCGCTCCGACCGCTGCCAAGCATATCGCCCGTGTCGGCGGCGAAGCACGACTCCTCCTCGCGTGGGCCACCCTCGACGGAAACCTCACCGTCCGCGACGTCCGCAGCGTCGCCAGCGCCATCAACGACGGCACCTCTATCGACCAGGCTCTCGCCGAACACGATGTCACCCTCGGTCGACTCGAGCTCACTCTCTCACCGACTACCTACCGCGATCTCCGACGACGCGCCTCGATCGAGGGCGTCGATCCCGGTGAGATAGTTACCGATGCTCTCGAACAGTACTTCGAATGA